One window of Anaerotignum faecicola genomic DNA carries:
- a CDS encoding replication initiator protein A yields MTQFLTQDGPIPPYMAFPRFLLDKDGLNETAKILYTILFDRARLSQKNDGWTDEQGRVFIFFPIKNLAETMHKSEMSIKTALSAL; encoded by the coding sequence ATGACACAATTTCTGACACAGGATGGTCCGATACCGCCGTATATGGCATTCCCAAGATTTTTGCTGGACAAAGATGGACTGAATGAAACTGCCAAAATTCTCTATACGATTTTGTTCGACCGAGCAAGGCTGTCACAAAAAAATGATGGTTGGACTGATGAACAAGGTCGTGTGTTCATTTTCTTCCCCATCAAGAATCTGGCAGAAACAATGCACAAAAGTGAAATGTCCATTAAGACCGCACTATCTGCTCTGTAA
- a CDS encoding DUF3847 domain-containing protein, producing the protein MANNRPMTEDEKKLLQTQHRMEAIEARNCQKERKARTRRLIQIGAILESVFPEVQTMELDDVKMELKKRLNA; encoded by the coding sequence ATGGCAAATAACAGACCTATGACCGAAGACGAAAAGAAATTATTGCAGACACAGCACAGAATGGAAGCGATTGAAGCCCGAAACTGTCAGAAAGAACGAAAAGCAAGAACCAGACGATTGATCCAGATTGGAGCCATATTGGAGAGCGTATTCCCAGAGGTTCAGACCATGGAGCTTGATGATGTGAAGATGGAACTGAAAAAACGATTGAACGCATAA
- a CDS encoding ParM/StbA family protein translates to MRELNTIKIIAVDHGYGNIKTANTVTPTGVTAYETEPIFSGNILEYAGIYYRIGEGHKEFIADKAMDEDYYILTLMAVARELNVYGIREADVHLAAGLPLTWIRKQREDFRSYLLRNKDVDFRFNGKDYHIRFVGCSLFPQGYPAIVSRLGDFKGTNLLADIGNGTMNILYINNKKAVESCCWTEKFGVNQCMIAAKNAVLDSFGVKIEESTIEQVLRFGTADISKPYLDCITSVDKRYVADIFATLRRYEYNPDLMRLYIVGDGGCLVKHFGQYDENRVTILDDICATAKGYEYLAFASLRRKE, encoded by the coding sequence ATGAGAGAACTGAACACCATCAAAATCATTGCCGTGGATCATGGATACGGCAACATCAAGACTGCCAATACAGTTACCCCTACCGGAGTGACCGCCTATGAAACAGAGCCAATTTTCTCCGGAAACATTCTAGAGTATGCCGGTATCTATTATCGCATCGGGGAAGGTCACAAGGAATTTATCGCAGACAAGGCTATGGATGAGGACTACTACATTCTGACTCTGATGGCAGTTGCCAGAGAACTGAATGTGTATGGTATCCGTGAAGCAGATGTTCATCTGGCTGCCGGTCTTCCGCTGACCTGGATTCGCAAACAGAGAGAAGATTTCCGAAGCTATCTGCTCCGCAATAAGGATGTGGATTTCCGTTTTAACGGCAAGGACTACCATATCCGTTTTGTCGGATGCAGTCTGTTCCCGCAGGGATACCCTGCCATTGTTAGCCGTCTGGGAGATTTCAAGGGAACCAATCTTCTGGCAGACATCGGAAACGGCACGATGAATATTCTGTATATCAACAACAAAAAGGCTGTGGAAAGCTGTTGTTGGACAGAAAAATTCGGTGTCAATCAATGTATGATTGCCGCCAAGAATGCGGTACTGGACAGCTTCGGCGTGAAAATCGAGGAATCTACCATTGAGCAGGTACTTCGCTTCGGAACTGCTGACATCAGCAAGCCGTATCTGGACTGTATCACATCCGTAGACAAGCGCTATGTGGCTGATATTTTCGCAACGCTCAGACGCTATGAGTACAATCCGGATCTGATGAGACTGTATATCGTGGGTGATGGCGGCTGTCTGGTCAAACACTTCGGACAGTATGATGAAAACCGAGTGACTATTCTGGATGATATTTGTGCGACAGCCAAGGGTTATGAATATCTCGCCTTTGCCAGTCTTCGCAGGAAGGAGTAA
- a CDS encoding adenylate cyclase produces MSENIRSTNLRFNLEKDTQKQAWQYLQTMDKQHFKSYSNVIAVALVEYFERYYRSQDDPYFETREREDRFVNQIISSVESAMEKTLPIFLAGCMAGLSQVPVAAAPVTQQEPDAELDWDFLGE; encoded by the coding sequence ATGAGCGAGAATATCCGCAGCACAAATCTTCGCTTCAATTTAGAAAAGGACACACAGAAACAAGCATGGCAGTATCTTCAGACCATGGACAAGCAGCATTTCAAATCCTACAGCAATGTAATAGCCGTAGCTCTGGTGGAGTATTTTGAACGTTATTACCGCAGTCAGGATGATCCTTACTTTGAAACCAGAGAACGTGAGGATCGATTTGTAAATCAGATTATTTCCTCTGTAGAAAGTGCCATGGAGAAAACACTTCCGATATTTCTGGCAGGTTGTATGGCGGGATTGTCGCAAGTACCTGTTGCAGCAGCTCCGGTTACACAGCAGGAACCGGATGCAGAACTGGATTGGGATTTCCTTGGAGAATAA
- a CDS encoding ATP-binding protein, whose product MKPIANTVDDLFQPRELAEDEYLNEADGLIYCSKCHTPRQHHIELKERVFLPTVRCRCQQEEYDKEEAERKHQEFLMQVSRLKANGLQDKSLHDYNFSNDKGYNPEMQKAHDYVAHWEEMKVKSLGLLLWGDVGIGKSFFAGCIANALVDKGVPVLMTNFSRILNTLTGMYSDDRSQFIDSFNKYSLLIIDDLGIERSSEFALEQVFNVIDSRYRSKKPLIVTTNLTLDELKHSKDLARARIYDRVLERCVPLKINNQNIRELNAAANMQEVRKILNSGT is encoded by the coding sequence ATGAAGCCAATAGCAAATACTGTGGACGATTTATTTCAGCCGAGAGAGCTTGCGGAAGATGAATATCTGAATGAAGCTGACGGACTGATCTATTGCTCCAAATGTCATACTCCTAGACAGCACCACATTGAACTGAAGGAACGAGTATTTCTCCCAACAGTTCGCTGCCGTTGTCAGCAGGAAGAATACGACAAAGAAGAAGCTGAGCGCAAGCATCAGGAATTTCTCATGCAAGTGTCTCGTCTGAAAGCCAATGGATTGCAGGATAAATCTCTGCATGATTATAACTTTTCCAATGATAAAGGCTACAATCCGGAAATGCAGAAAGCCCATGATTATGTGGCACATTGGGAGGAAATGAAAGTGAAATCCTTGGGGCTGCTTCTCTGGGGAGATGTTGGAATCGGTAAATCATTTTTCGCCGGGTGCATTGCAAATGCCCTGGTAGACAAAGGTGTTCCGGTTCTGATGACCAACTTTTCCAGAATACTGAATACGCTGACCGGAATGTATTCCGATGATAGAAGCCAGTTCATTGACAGCTTTAATAAATACAGTCTGCTGATTATTGATGATTTGGGCATTGAGCGTAGCTCAGAATTTGCTTTGGAGCAGGTGTTCAATGTGATTGACAGCCGTTATCGAAGCAAGAAACCTTTGATTGTAACCACGAATTTGACTTTGGATGAACTGAAGCATTCGAAAGATCTGGCAAGAGCCAGAATTTATGACCGAGTATTGGAGCGTTGTGTTCCTTTGAAAATCAACAATCAGAATATTCGAGAGCTGAACGCAGCCGCAAATATGCAGGAAGTACGAAAAATACTAAATTCCGGTACTTAA